In Vitis riparia cultivar Riparia Gloire de Montpellier isolate 1030 chromosome 19, EGFV_Vit.rip_1.0, whole genome shotgun sequence, the following proteins share a genomic window:
- the LOC117908713 gene encoding glycine-rich protein DC7.1-like isoform X2 yields MAYSKTFLLVGLLFAVVLILSSEVSGRELAETAETLVSVEEEKHDGYGHGHGHGHGHGHGKGHGHGKGHGHGKPGHGGAGEDVEDETEGAQN; encoded by the exons ATGGCTTACTCCAAGACTTTCCTTCTCGTTGGCCTTCTCTTTGCTGTTGTTCTCATCCTGTCCTCTGAGGTTTCAGGTCGGGAGCTAGCTGAAACAGCCGAAACTC TGGTCAGCGTGGAAGAGGAGAAGCACGATGGGTATGGACACGGACACGGACACGGGCACGGGCACGGGCACGGAAAAGGACATGGGCACGGAAAAGGACATGGGCATGGGAAACCTGGTCATGGTGGCGCCGGTGAGGATGTGGAAGACGAGACTGAGGGGGCTCAGAATTAG
- the LOC117908713 gene encoding metal tolerance protein 1-like isoform X1 — MAYSKTFLLVGLLFAVVLILSSEVSGRELAETAETQVVSVEEEKHDGYGHGHGHGHGHGHGKGHGHGKGHGHGKPGHGGAGEDVEDETEGAQN, encoded by the exons ATGGCTTACTCCAAGACTTTCCTTCTCGTTGGCCTTCTCTTTGCTGTTGTTCTCATCCTGTCCTCTGAGGTTTCAGGTCGGGAGCTAGCTGAAACAGCCGAAACTC AAGTGGTCAGCGTGGAAGAGGAGAAGCACGATGGGTATGGACACGGACACGGACACGGGCACGGGCACGGGCACGGAAAAGGACATGGGCACGGAAAAGGACATGGGCATGGGAAACCTGGTCATGGTGGCGCCGGTGAGGATGTGGAAGACGAGACTGAGGGGGCTCAGAATTAG
- the LOC117909648 gene encoding glycine-rich protein DC7.1-like yields the protein MAYSKTFLLVGLLFAVVLILSSEVSARDLAETSQTQVSVEDAKYGGYGHGYGHGKGHGYQKGHGHGKPGHGGPGHPPGHGGAGEAVEEGTQN from the exons ATGGCTTACTCCAAGACTTTCCTTCTCGTTGGCCTTCTCTTTGCTGTTGTTCTCATCCTGTCCTCTGAGGTTTCAGCTCGGGATCTAGCTGAAACATCCCAAACTC AAGTGAGCGTGGAGGATGCGAAGTACGGTGGGTATGGACACGGGTACGGCCACGGAAAAGGACATGGGTACCAAAAAGGACATGGGCATGGGAAACCTGGTCATGGGGGACCTGGCCATCCACCTGGTCATGGTGGTGCTGGTGAGGCTGTGGAAGAGGGGACTCAGAATTAG
- the LOC117908536 gene encoding urease accessory protein UreE-like, translating into MAYSKTFLLLGLLFAVVLILSSEVSARELAEAAHTQGSVEDAKHWGHGHGHGHEHEHGHWGHEHGHGHGHGHGHGHGHGHHGHGGAGESVENETEAGEN; encoded by the exons ATGGCTTACTCCAAGACGTTTCTCCTTCTGGGTCTTCTATTCGCTGTTGTCCTTATCCTCTCCTCTGAGGTGTCGGCCAGAGAGCTAGCCGAGGCTGCACATACCCAAGGGAGTGTGG AAGACGCTAAGCACTGGGGACATGGGCATGGCCATGGACATGAACACGAGCATGGCCACTGGGGACATGAACATGGGCACGGCCACGGCCATGGGCATGGGCATGGGCATGGGCATGGACATCACGGCCATGGTGGTGCTGGTGAGTCTGTGGAGAATGAAACTGAAGCTGGCGAGAATTAG